The proteins below come from a single Staphylococcus sp. MI 10-1553 genomic window:
- a CDS encoding cell division protein SepF — protein MAIKDLFNNFFTIEEDEDEDFIQEEERRREREQQQTQQQANKQQSERPRAVQSVPKRQATRSKSSQNDKQLQVAQKQEQGNVVNMSPTQDTYQNGSSKMCLFEPRVFSDTQDIADELKNRRATLVNLQRIDQVSAKRIIDFLSGTVYAIGGDIQRVGADIFLCTPDNVEVAGSITDHIESMENHYK, from the coding sequence TTGGCTATAAAAGATTTGTTCAACAATTTTTTCACAATTGAAGAAGATGAAGATGAAGATTTCATTCAAGAAGAAGAACGCCGTCGTGAACGTGAACAACAGCAGACGCAACAACAAGCGAACAAACAACAATCTGAGCGTCCAAGAGCAGTCCAATCCGTACCGAAACGTCAAGCTACACGTTCAAAATCTTCTCAAAATGATAAACAGTTGCAAGTTGCCCAAAAACAAGAGCAAGGGAATGTGGTGAACATGAGCCCAACACAAGATACTTATCAAAATGGCAGTTCTAAAATGTGTTTATTTGAACCACGTGTATTTTCTGATACACAAGATATTGCGGATGAATTGAAAAATCGTCGTGCCACACTTGTGAACCTTCAACGTATTGATCAAGTTTCTGCAAAACGTATTATCGACTTTTTAAGCGGTACCGTTTATGCGATTGGCGGCGATATTCAACGTGTCGGTGCAGATATTTTCTTATGTACACCTGACAATGTTGAGGTTGCGGGTAGTATTACCGATCATATCGAATCTATGGAAAATCATTATAAATAA
- the rbsU gene encoding ribose/proton symporter RbsU, whose translation MNMVALLIGLGPLIGWGLFPTIASKIGGKPVNQIIGATVGTLIFAIAFFMFSGRQFPTGMDLFFALLSGAGWCFGQIMTFKAFEYIGSSRAMPITTAFQLLGASLWGVFALGNWPSLTNKLIGFAALVVILIGAWMTVWSEDAQETKSSHLRKAVIILLIGEFGYWLYSAAPQATDIGGEVAFLPQAIGMVLAAVIYGLMTIKKDNPFNKKVTWLQIISGFFFAFAALTYLISAQPDMNGLATGFILSQTSVVLATLTGIYFLNQRKTSKEMFITIMGLILILAAATVTVFIR comes from the coding sequence ATGAACATGGTCGCACTATTAATTGGTTTAGGACCGCTCATTGGTTGGGGTCTTTTTCCTACAATTGCATCAAAAATTGGAGGTAAACCAGTCAATCAGATCATCGGCGCTACTGTTGGGACACTGATTTTCGCGATTGCATTTTTTATGTTTTCAGGGCGTCAATTTCCAACAGGGATGGATTTATTTTTCGCTTTGCTATCAGGAGCCGGTTGGTGTTTTGGCCAAATTATGACTTTCAAAGCGTTTGAATATATCGGTTCTTCTCGTGCAATGCCTATCACAACGGCTTTCCAATTACTCGGTGCATCACTTTGGGGTGTATTCGCATTAGGTAACTGGCCAAGTCTTACAAATAAACTGATTGGTTTTGCAGCTTTAGTCGTAATTTTAATTGGGGCATGGATGACTGTTTGGAGTGAAGATGCGCAAGAAACAAAAAGTAGTCACTTGAGAAAAGCAGTCATTATCCTATTAATCGGTGAATTTGGATATTGGCTCTACTCTGCTGCACCACAAGCGACTGACATTGGTGGTGAAGTTGCATTTTTACCACAAGCCATTGGAATGGTACTTGCTGCCGTCATTTACGGGTTAATGACAATAAAAAAAGATAATCCATTCAACAAGAAAGTCACTTGGTTACAAATCATTTCAGGTTTCTTCTTTGCTTTTGCGGCATTGACATATTTAATCTCAGCGCAACCTGATATGAATGGTTTAGCAACAGGTTTCATCTTATCTCAAACTTCAGTTGTTTTAGCTACATTAACAGGAATTTATTTCTTAAATCAGCGCAAAACTTCAAAAGAAATGTTTATCACAATCATGGGTTTAATTTTGATTTTAGCAGCAGCAACAGTAACTGTATTTATTAGATAA
- a CDS encoding YggT family protein: MNIELLTSILEFLLFIVKAYTFGMIIYIFMSWLPGARESAVGRWMSKIYEPFLEPFRRIIPPLGLVDISPIVAFLVLNLFERGLVAIFNLILHQIYS, encoded by the coding sequence ATGAACATCGAGTTATTAACATCCATCCTTGAATTTCTATTATTCATTGTTAAAGCTTACACATTTGGAATGATTATTTATATTTTTATGTCGTGGTTACCAGGTGCAAGAGAAAGCGCAGTTGGACGATGGATGTCAAAAATTTATGAGCCATTTTTAGAACCATTTCGACGTATCATTCCGCCATTAGGTCTGGTTGATATTTCACCGATTGTAGCCTTTTTAGTGCTCAATTTGTTTGAACGTGGACTTGTAGCCATTTTTAATCTTATTTTGCATCAAATCTATTCATAA
- a CDS encoding dihydrodipicolinate synthase family protein — translation MRDLSRYQGIIPAFYACYDEKGEVSQERVRQQVQYLIDKGVKGLYVNGSSGECIYLTTEERKQIIEAVMDVAKGKITVINHVACNNTKESTILAAHSEQLGVDAIAAIPPIYFKLPEYSIEKYWNTISEAAPNTDFVIYNIPQLAGVALTNKLYAAMRKNPRVIGVKNSSMPVQDIQTFAAAAGEDYIVFNGPDEQFVGGRTMGAQAGIGGTYGVMPDLFVKLNQLIIDLDMAQAQALQFAINDIISKLVSGHGNMYAVAKEVLRINENVDLGSVRAPLEPLTEEDKVIAQQTADMIVATRKQFLVS, via the coding sequence ATGAGAGATTTAAGTCGATATCAAGGCATTATTCCGGCATTTTACGCATGCTACGACGAAAAAGGAGAAGTTAGTCAAGAACGTGTACGCCAACAAGTGCAATATTTGATTGATAAAGGCGTAAAAGGACTTTATGTGAATGGTTCTTCTGGGGAATGTATTTACTTAACTACTGAAGAGCGTAAACAGATTATTGAGGCAGTGATGGATGTCGCGAAAGGTAAAATAACAGTGATTAACCATGTTGCTTGTAACAACACAAAAGAGAGTACGATTTTAGCAGCACATTCTGAACAATTGGGTGTCGATGCGATTGCGGCCATTCCACCGATTTACTTTAAATTACCAGAATATTCAATCGAAAAATATTGGAATACGATCAGTGAAGCGGCACCGAATACCGATTTTGTGATATACAATATTCCACAATTAGCGGGTGTCGCGTTGACGAATAAGTTGTATGCGGCGATGCGTAAAAACCCACGTGTGATTGGTGTGAAAAACTCTTCTATGCCTGTACAAGATATTCAAACATTTGCGGCGGCAGCGGGTGAAGACTATATCGTATTCAACGGTCCAGATGAACAATTTGTCGGTGGTCGAACGATGGGAGCGCAAGCAGGCATTGGTGGTACATATGGTGTGATGCCAGACTTGTTTGTGAAATTGAACCAACTCATTATTGATCTAGATATGGCGCAAGCACAAGCACTTCAGTTTGCTATTAATGACATCATTTCAAAATTAGTATCTGGACATGGCAATATGTACGCAGTCGCGAAAGAGGTGCTCAGAATCAACGAAAATGTAGATTTAGGATCAGTACGTGCACCGTTAGAACCATTGACAGAGGAAGATAAAGTTATTGCACAACAAACAGCTGACATGATTGTTGCGACAAGAAAACAATTTCTCGTGTCTTAG
- the ftsZ gene encoding cell division protein FtsZ translates to MLEFEQGFNHLATLKVIGVGGGGNNAVNRMIDHGMNNVEFIAINTDGQALNLSKAESKIQIGEKLTRGLGAGANPEIGKKAAEESREQIEDAIQGADMVFVTAGMGGGTGTGAAPVVAKIAKEMGALTVGVVTRPFSFEGRKRQTQAAAGVEAMKAAVDTLIVIPNDRLLDIVDKSTPMMEAFKEADNVLRQGVQGISDLIAVSGEVNLDFADVKTIMSNQGSALMGIGVSSGENRAVEAAKKAISSPLLETSIVGAQGVLMNITGGESLSLFEAQEAADIVQDAADEDVNMIFGTVINPELQDEIVVTVIATGFEDKPSSQARKQGHSGFGTSAAPTSSKESSFGGGHTGQASTQDKEVESGRSHTTADDDIPSFIRNREERRSRRTRR, encoded by the coding sequence ATGTTAGAATTTGAACAAGGATTTAATCATTTAGCGACACTTAAAGTCATCGGTGTCGGTGGTGGCGGTAATAATGCTGTTAACCGAATGATTGACCACGGTATGAACAATGTTGAATTTATTGCAATTAACACAGACGGACAAGCTTTAAACTTATCTAAAGCAGAATCTAAAATCCAAATTGGTGAAAAGTTAACACGTGGATTAGGTGCAGGTGCGAACCCTGAAATTGGTAAAAAAGCTGCAGAAGAATCACGTGAACAAATTGAAGATGCGATCCAAGGTGCAGACATGGTATTCGTTACTGCTGGTATGGGTGGCGGTACTGGTACAGGTGCAGCACCTGTTGTAGCCAAAATCGCTAAAGAAATGGGCGCTTTAACAGTGGGTGTTGTGACACGTCCATTCAGTTTCGAAGGTCGTAAACGTCAAACACAAGCTGCTGCGGGTGTTGAAGCAATGAAAGCCGCTGTTGATACTTTAATTGTCATTCCTAACGATCGCTTGTTAGACATTGTAGACAAATCTACACCAATGATGGAAGCATTTAAAGAAGCTGACAACGTATTACGTCAAGGTGTACAAGGTATTTCTGATTTAATTGCAGTATCTGGTGAAGTGAACCTCGACTTTGCTGACGTTAAAACAATCATGTCAAACCAAGGTTCTGCATTAATGGGTATCGGTGTATCATCTGGTGAAAACCGTGCAGTTGAAGCGGCTAAAAAAGCCATTTCTTCTCCTTTACTTGAAACATCAATCGTAGGTGCACAAGGTGTGTTAATGAACATTACTGGTGGCGAATCATTATCTTTATTCGAAGCACAAGAAGCTGCTGACATCGTACAAGATGCTGCAGATGAAGATGTGAACATGATCTTTGGTACAGTGATCAACCCAGAATTACAAGATGAAATTGTTGTCACTGTCATCGCAACAGGTTTTGAAGATAAACCTTCATCACAAGCACGTAAACAAGGTCACTCTGGCTTTGGTACAAGTGCTGCGCCAACAAGCTCAAAAGAATCTAGCTTCGGTGGTGGGCATACAGGTCAAGCTTCAACACAAGATAAAGAAGTTGAAAGTGGACGTAGCCATACTACAGCGGACGACGATATTCCAAGCTTTATTCGTAACAGAGAAGAAAGACGCTCAAGAAGAACACGTCGTTAA
- a CDS encoding YggS family pyridoxal phosphate-dependent enzyme, with translation MSVKTNLEEIEQTITENVTFREDPTRPRVIAVTKYVTINRAKEAYEAGIRHFGENRIEGFLEKKAALPDDVHMHFIGSLQSRKVKEVINDIDYLHALDRQSLAKEISKRAEHEIKCFVQVNVSGEASKHGIALEEVIPFIEMLADYDRIRVVGLMTMAPYTDNEAELEDIFEKLKNKRDEVQSLNLTYAPCTELSMGMSNDYHIATKKGATFVRIGTRLVGKEE, from the coding sequence ATGTCAGTGAAGACAAACTTAGAAGAAATAGAGCAAACCATTACTGAAAATGTGACTTTTCGTGAAGACCCAACAAGACCTCGCGTGATTGCTGTCACAAAATATGTTACAATAAACCGAGCAAAAGAAGCTTATGAAGCAGGCATTCGTCATTTTGGTGAAAACCGCATCGAAGGCTTTTTAGAGAAGAAAGCAGCTTTACCAGACGATGTTCACATGCATTTTATTGGCTCTTTGCAGTCACGTAAAGTGAAAGAAGTTATTAATGACATTGACTATTTACATGCATTAGACCGTCAAAGTTTGGCCAAAGAAATTAGTAAACGTGCAGAACATGAAATCAAATGTTTTGTCCAAGTGAACGTTTCAGGTGAAGCATCTAAACATGGCATTGCTTTAGAAGAGGTCATCCCCTTCATTGAAATGTTAGCGGACTATGACCGTATTCGTGTTGTAGGTCTGATGACGATGGCACCATACACAGATAATGAAGCTGAATTAGAAGACATTTTTGAAAAACTTAAAAATAAACGCGATGAAGTCCAATCATTGAACCTTACATATGCACCTTGTACAGAACTTTCGATGGGCATGAGTAATGATTATCATATTGCCACGAAAAAGGGTGCCACATTTGTTAGAATTGGAACGCGTCTTGTAGGAAAAGAGGAGTGA
- a CDS encoding MurR/RpiR family transcriptional regulator, translated as MRFYKVLVPMIESNLENMTTTEKEVAHFFLKQVTVEDLSSEMFSHQLHVSKATLTRFAKKCGFTGFREFLFHYREMMREKEDILAYKDLTQKVLFDYEEMLRKNYSILNESQLERIKEMINQAERVYLYGKGSSALALKEMKMRFMRLGIICEVIEDNDMFVWNNLLVDTSCLVIGASISGKTEAVLTALASAHKRGASTVLMTTKNFTEHELMCDEILLLAANKNLAYGNIISPQFPILLMTDCLFSYYLEDPHRRMYYDQTIIDKEEP; from the coding sequence ATGAGATTTTATAAAGTACTTGTTCCTATGATTGAATCAAATCTTGAAAATATGACAACGACAGAAAAAGAGGTAGCACATTTTTTTCTGAAACAAGTTACTGTCGAGGATTTATCGTCTGAGATGTTTAGCCACCAACTGCATGTGTCTAAAGCAACATTAACACGATTTGCGAAAAAGTGTGGCTTCACGGGTTTTAGAGAATTTTTGTTCCATTATAGAGAAATGATGCGTGAAAAAGAGGATATTCTTGCATACAAAGACTTAACACAAAAAGTTCTGTTTGATTATGAAGAGATGCTCCGTAAAAATTATTCTATTCTCAATGAAAGTCAGTTAGAACGTATTAAAGAGATGATTAATCAAGCTGAACGTGTGTATCTTTATGGGAAGGGAAGTTCGGCACTGGCATTAAAAGAAATGAAAATGAGATTTATGAGACTCGGTATAATTTGTGAAGTGATTGAAGATAATGACATGTTCGTATGGAATAATTTATTAGTAGATACGTCATGTCTCGTGATTGGTGCTTCAATTTCAGGCAAAACGGAGGCGGTACTTACTGCATTGGCATCAGCTCACAAGAGGGGTGCTAGCACAGTACTTATGACGACAAAAAATTTTACAGAGCATGAGTTAATGTGTGATGAAATATTACTTTTGGCTGCGAACAAAAATTTAGCATACGGAAATATAATTTCACCACAATTTCCAATATTACTCATGACAGATTGTTTGTTTTCCTACTATTTGGAGGACCCTCATAGACGGATGTATTACGATCAAACTATTATAGATAAAGAAGAGCCGTAA
- the ftsA gene encoding cell division protein FtsA — MEEHYYVSVDIGSSSVKAIVGEKFHNGINVIGTGQTYTNGIKNGLIDDFDLAKQAIKDTIKKASIASSVDIKEVFLKLPIISTEVFDETNKIEFHQDTEINGTHIEEVLEGIREKNTEPETEVIDTFPIRFIVDDNNEVSDPKELVARHSLQVDAGVIAINQSILINMIKCVEACGVDVLDVYSDALNYRSVFTATERELGACVIDIGEDLTQIAFYERGELVDADVVFMAGRHITEDIAQFLNTTYDTAEKIKQQYGHAFYDSASDQDVFTVNQLDSDEPAQFTQKELSDVIEARVEDILIKVFDVLQELGLTKVNGGFVVTGGSANLLGVKELLLDMVNEKVRIHTPSQMGVRKPEFSSAISTISSSIAFDELLDYVTISNHDNEEIEEEIIESDSKRQEHKSSGFESFFKKKPKKQQSQDTANSEFVDDDTSEEVYEDIDGHEDGEPKQEESKFKKIMKSLFD; from the coding sequence ATGGAAGAGCATTATTATGTTAGTGTAGATATCGGCTCATCAAGCGTGAAAGCGATTGTTGGTGAAAAATTTCATAACGGAATTAATGTGATAGGTACAGGGCAGACCTATACAAATGGAATCAAGAATGGCTTGATTGATGATTTTGACCTTGCTAAACAGGCCATTAAAGATACGATAAAGAAAGCTTCAATCGCTTCAAGTGTGGATATTAAAGAAGTATTTTTAAAACTACCAATTATTAGTACTGAAGTTTTTGATGAAACAAATAAAATCGAATTTCATCAAGATACAGAAATTAACGGCACACATATTGAAGAGGTGCTTGAAGGGATTCGCGAAAAAAATACGGAACCTGAAACGGAAGTCATTGATACATTTCCTATTCGCTTTATTGTGGATGACAACAATGAAGTTTCAGATCCAAAAGAACTTGTCGCGCGTCACTCCTTACAAGTGGATGCAGGCGTCATTGCGATTAATCAATCGATTTTAATTAATATGATTAAATGTGTAGAAGCTTGTGGTGTGGATGTGTTAGACGTTTATTCTGATGCATTGAATTACCGTTCAGTATTTACTGCGACTGAAAGAGAACTCGGCGCCTGTGTTATTGATATTGGTGAAGATTTAACTCAGATTGCGTTTTATGAACGTGGAGAGCTAGTCGATGCGGATGTAGTCTTTATGGCAGGGCGTCACATCACAGAAGATATTGCACAATTTTTAAATACTACATATGATACAGCAGAAAAGATTAAGCAACAATACGGACATGCATTTTATGATTCAGCTTCAGACCAAGATGTGTTTACTGTAAACCAACTTGACTCTGATGAACCTGCACAATTTACTCAAAAAGAGCTGAGCGATGTCATTGAAGCACGTGTTGAAGACATTCTCATTAAAGTATTCGATGTTTTACAAGAGTTAGGTTTAACGAAAGTCAATGGTGGATTTGTAGTGACAGGGGGTTCCGCTAACTTACTTGGCGTGAAAGAATTACTTCTCGATATGGTGAATGAGAAAGTACGCATTCATACACCTTCACAAATGGGAGTAAGAAAACCAGAATTTTCTTCAGCAATTTCCACAATTTCTAGTAGTATTGCTTTCGATGAGCTATTGGATTATGTTACAATTAGTAATCATGATAATGAAGAAATTGAAGAAGAAATTATTGAAAGCGATTCAAAACGACAAGAACATAAATCAAGTGGTTTTGAGTCATTCTTCAAGAAAAAACCAAAAAAACAACAATCACAAGACACGGCAAATTCTGAATTTGTCGACGATGATACTTCGGAAGAGGTATATGAAGACATTGATGGACATGAAGACGGAGAACCTAAACAAGAAGAAAGTAAGTTCAAGAAGATTATGAAATCACTGTTTGATTGA
- the pgeF gene encoding peptidoglycan editing factor PgeF, which translates to MELFTKKAHHLSYQPSLAQGVQIGITTRGDGVSAYPTEAFNMARYIDDQPENITHHQEVLAQEIGIPRAQWVFPIQTHEAHVVEVTQADRGKNIDALAKDTLYGIDAMFTYDDDTMLTMCYADCVPIYFYSPSHHFIALAHAGWRGTVATIVHRVLDQFTYDYNDLYVVIGPATSDSYEINDDIFKQFQRLPIDSAAYIETRGKDRHGIDLKYANQLLLEQYGVPRDHIYRTEYTTSEELDLFFSYRLEKGHTGRMLAFISQSLNESGDD; encoded by the coding sequence ATGGAATTATTTACGAAAAAGGCACATCATTTGTCTTATCAGCCGAGTTTAGCACAAGGTGTTCAAATCGGCATCACGACGAGAGGTGATGGTGTGAGTGCGTATCCAACTGAAGCATTCAACATGGCAAGATATATTGATGATCAGCCGGAAAATATTACCCATCATCAGGAAGTATTGGCACAAGAAATCGGTATTCCGAGAGCACAATGGGTCTTTCCAATACAGACGCACGAAGCCCATGTCGTGGAAGTGACTCAAGCAGATCGTGGCAAAAATATCGATGCGCTTGCGAAAGACACACTTTATGGTATTGATGCGATGTTCACATACGATGATGATACGATGTTGACGATGTGTTATGCAGACTGTGTGCCGATTTACTTTTATAGCCCTTCTCATCACTTTATTGCTTTAGCACATGCAGGTTGGCGGGGGACTGTCGCAACCATTGTCCATCGTGTGTTAGATCAATTTACTTATGATTACAACGACTTATACGTGGTTATTGGTCCGGCAACATCCGATAGTTATGAAATCAATGATGATATTTTCAAGCAATTTCAACGACTGCCTATTGATAGTGCAGCATATATAGAGACGCGTGGCAAAGACCGTCATGGTATTGATTTGAAATATGCGAACCAATTATTGTTAGAACAATACGGCGTGCCACGTGACCATATTTATCGTACAGAATATACAACTTCTGAAGAATTGGATTTATTTTTCTCGTATCGTTTAGAAAAAGGTCATACGGGAAGAATGTTAGCATTTATTTCTCAATCATTGAATGAAAGTGGAGATGATTAA